GATGTTATGTGCCGAGGCCATCCTAACGCAGTGGAGTTGTGTTACTCAACTGGTCCCAGGCGCGGTTAGAGGTTGGATATTTGGTGCAGTGTGTGGCCTTGAGATTCCCGATAGTAGCCGGTAGAATGAATATGTGTTAGCTTGGATGGTGACGAGGAGTTGAGCCGATGGCATGTGTTGCGATGAGAGATGGGAAGCCGAGGATTGACAAGCTGGGCACTTTCGTAGAGGTCTTTGCTGGGGGTCTGCCCGGAGATGACACAGAGATCGCGAACTGCATGCAGAGCTTGGACGACGCTGTCTTGAAGGAGAACAGTAGCGTTACACCACAGGCGCTCAGCAACGCGCACGGTGACTGGTACGAGTGGCTGCTTGCCGTGCGTGCTTGGAATATACACGTGACCGAAAAAACGTGCAAGGTGGCCCTTACGATGCCGAACATCAGTCAGTTCGACGTGGCGGCCCTCTACGTCAAAGATCTCAAGGAAATGGTCGTCCATCTGCGCGATGAAGTGAGGAATACATCGCAAGTAAGCCTTATAACGTCGAATCCGGACTTCGTCATACTCCGGCACGATAGCATCGAGAACTTAGAACTTCCCAGACCGATAGGAGCGATGAATCAAGATACCATTAGAAAACTGGATGGAGCCTATGCGTCCTTCGCAGGTAAGTGCGAGTTTGAGTCCATCGTAGGCTTCCTCGCTGCAAAGTATTCCTTCAGGCCCGATCGTCGTCTCCAGATTCCCCACGAAGGCAGCCTGATGAAGGCTTTGTATGTTCACTTGCAGACTAGGCTCTGGGTTACGAACCCTCCCGGCCTCACGTATTACGCGGTTGCGGCGGAGGTAGGGGATGCTGATCGTGAGGCACTCACTACGGTTGCGACACACTCCATCACCACCGTTCTGAGTCTGCCTCAGAAAGCCGTGGACGCGGTATTCGAAACGAAGAAACTGACAGACATCGACGAAACCTTCAAGCAGATTTTGGCCTAGTCAGTACCCAACGCGTCGCTAGGCCCAGTGCGCGGCCCAGCAGCGGGGGAACGGCGTTTCCTATTTGTCGCCCCGCACCTACGAGTGTCACCCTCTCACGACCATGGCAGACGAACTCCCACTCCGGAGGGAAGGATTGAAAGACAGCCATTTCATGGGTGCTAAGTCCTCGATCCTCCAACGGGTGAATGTACATTCCCTTCGCGGGGTTGTATGCCGCAGTGCGGATCGTGACAGCGGGTCGGTCAAGTCGCATTCGTCCGAATGTGTCGTGCCCCTGATGCTTGCCGGAACGCCAACACTCGGGACGCATATCGTGTGGCAGCACCTTGAAGTTCTCTCCGATTCCGATGCGTGTCATACGCTCCCTGACCGCTTCGGAAATGTTCATCAGACAATAGTCGCGCCGTGATCTGTCCCATTCTGAGGATTCACGGAGTGCATCACGAACAGTTACCCATGGTGTGAAGGGGCCGGGTTTACGACATCCGACCCTGGATGCAAAGACCGCATGTGCCCTTTCATCCGGAAAGTTGAGAGGATATGGGAATGCTGGCATCCGGTCTCCTCGATAGCCAAGGATGATGAAACGCCGCCGCTGTTGCGGCACGCCGTAGTCCGCCGCATTGACGGTCATTGATGACAAGCTGTACCCCAATGACTTGAGTTCGCCGGTCATCTTCCCCAGTATTCTCTGGTTCCTGCCGTGGCTGAATCCCTCTACGTTCTCGAATATCAGTGCCTTAGGCAGGCAGCCGGCCACAACGCGTAGAAAGTCGGCGTAAAGCGTACCGTTGACTGAATCCGCCTCGCCTTCTTTCTTCCCAATATTGCTGAATGGCTGGCACGGTGGACCGCCGACCACCAGTGCAGGTTCACCGATCTCGAGGCCACCAACTTCCAGTAGATGTTCTGGTGTTATTGCGCGGATGTCGCCTTTGACGGATTCACCGCAACCCGACGCCAGCGCCCAATGTGGTCGGTTGTGCGCAAGCGTGGCGCGACAGTCGGGATCAATCTCAACGCACGCAACCGTATCGAATCCGGCCATCTCCAGACCCAGGTCCAGGCCTCCGGCACCGGAGAACAAACTCAGCACCTTGTTTTGCGGGAAGGGGTCCGAGTCCTGGTTGCGTACGTCGACGTACCGAATGCCTGACTGATAGTCAAGATAGACTGATTCAGAGGCGCAATGGTCTGATTCCGGACAGGGAAGGGGCAGGGTTTCGAGGTCGGCTGTCGGACTAGTCATGTGCTACTCCCCCAGTTCAGCGGTCAATCGATCCATGAGTCGGTC
The DNA window shown above is from Armatimonadota bacterium and carries:
- a CDS encoding Cfr10I/Bse634I family restriction endonuclease; its protein translation is MACVAMRDGKPRIDKLGTFVEVFAGGLPGDDTEIANCMQSLDDAVLKENSSVTPQALSNAHGDWYEWLLAVRAWNIHVTEKTCKVALTMPNISQFDVAALYVKDLKEMVVHLRDEVRNTSQVSLITSNPDFVILRHDSIENLELPRPIGAMNQDTIRKLDGAYASFAGKCEFESIVGFLAAKYSFRPDRRLQIPHEGSLMKALYVHLQTRLWVTNPPGLTYYAVAAEVGDADREALTTVATHSITTVLSLPQKAVDAVFETKKLTDIDETFKQILA
- a CDS encoding DNA cytosine methyltransferase, whose amino-acid sequence is MTSPTADLETLPLPCPESDHCASESVYLDYQSGIRYVDVRNQDSDPFPQNKVLSLFSGAGGLDLGLEMAGFDTVACVEIDPDCRATLAHNRPHWALASGCGESVKGDIRAITPEHLLEVGGLEIGEPALVVGGPPCQPFSNIGKKEGEADSVNGTLYADFLRVVAGCLPKALIFENVEGFSHGRNQRILGKMTGELKSLGYSLSSMTVNAADYGVPQQRRRFIILGYRGDRMPAFPYPLNFPDERAHAVFASRVGCRKPGPFTPWVTVRDALRESSEWDRSRRDYCLMNISEAVRERMTRIGIGENFKVLPHDMRPECWRSGKHQGHDTFGRMRLDRPAVTIRTAAYNPAKGMYIHPLEDRGLSTHEMAVFQSFPPEWEFVCHGRERVTLVGAGRQIGNAVPPLLGRALGLATRWVLTRPKSA